A DNA window from Chlamydia felis Fe/C-56 contains the following coding sequences:
- a CDS encoding ATP-dependent Clp protease ATP-binding subunit encodes MFEKFTNRAKQVIKLAKKEAQRLNHNYLGTEHILLGLLKLGQGVAVNVLRNLGVDFDTAKQEVERLIGYGPEIQVYGDPALTGRVKKSFESANEEAGVLEHNYVGTEHLLLGILNQADGVALQVLENLHIDPREVRKEILKELETFNLQLPPSSSSSNPRGNSSSSSKSSSLGHTLGGEKNDKLSALKAYGYDLTEMFRESKLDPVIGRSTEVERLILILCRRRKNNPVLIGEAGVGKTAIVEGLAQKIISNEVPDTLRKKRLITLDLALMIAGTKYRGQFEERIKAVMDEVRKHGNILLFIDELHTIVGAGAAEGAIDASNILKPALARGEIQCIGATTIDEYRKHIEKDAALERRFQKIIVHPPSVDETIEILRGLKKKYEEHHNVSITEEALKAAATLSDQYVHGRFLPDKAIDLLDEAGARVRVNTMDQPTELMKLEAEIETTKLAKEQAIGTQEYEKAAGLRDEEKKLRERLSNMKQEWENHKEEHQIPVDEEAVAQVVSLQTGIPSARLTEAESEKLLKLEDTLRKKVIGQDQAVASICRAIRRSRTGIKDPNRPTGSFLFLGPTGVGKTLLAQQIAIEMFGGEDALIQVDMSEYMEKFAATKMMGSPPGYVGHEEGGHLTEQVRRRPYCVVLFDEIEKAHPDIMDLMLQILEQGRLTDSFGRKINFRHAIIIMTSNLGADLIKKSGEIGFGTRSNFDYKVIQEKIENAVKKHLKPEFINRLDESVIFRPLEKDALSQIIHLEINKLDSRLKNYQMALSIPDSVISFLVTKGHSPEMGARPLRRVIEQYLEDPLAELLLKESCRQEARKLRASLTEDRVTFEREEEQSESIPATIPTGES; translated from the coding sequence ATGTTTGAGAAGTTTACTAACAGAGCAAAACAAGTCATTAAATTGGCTAAAAAAGAGGCTCAGAGGTTAAATCATAACTATCTAGGCACAGAGCATATACTCTTAGGCTTACTCAAACTAGGTCAGGGCGTAGCCGTAAATGTACTGCGCAACTTAGGAGTAGATTTTGACACTGCGAAACAAGAAGTCGAGCGTCTGATCGGTTATGGACCTGAAATCCAGGTCTATGGTGATCCTGCCCTTACTGGAAGAGTAAAAAAATCTTTTGAATCTGCAAATGAAGAAGCTGGGGTTTTAGAACATAATTACGTAGGTACTGAACATCTTCTCTTAGGCATCTTAAATCAAGCCGATGGAGTTGCTTTACAGGTTTTAGAAAACTTACATATTGATCCCAGAGAAGTTCGTAAGGAAATTCTTAAGGAATTAGAAACATTCAATCTTCAACTTCCCCCATCATCATCTTCTTCTAATCCTAGAGGAAATTCATCTTCATCCTCTAAATCTTCTTCCCTAGGTCATACTCTGGGAGGAGAAAAAAATGATAAGTTATCGGCATTAAAAGCTTACGGTTATGATTTAACCGAAATGTTTCGTGAGTCTAAGCTTGATCCTGTCATAGGTCGTTCTACGGAAGTAGAGCGCCTGATCCTTATCCTATGTCGCAGAAGAAAAAATAACCCTGTACTTATCGGGGAAGCTGGTGTAGGTAAAACGGCTATCGTTGAAGGATTAGCGCAAAAGATCATTTCCAATGAAGTTCCCGATACTTTACGCAAAAAACGTTTAATTACCCTAGATCTTGCCTTAATGATTGCAGGAACTAAATATCGCGGTCAATTTGAAGAACGTATCAAAGCAGTTATGGATGAAGTCCGCAAACACGGAAACATCCTTTTATTTATCGATGAGCTACATACAATCGTAGGTGCGGGTGCTGCTGAAGGAGCTATTGATGCTTCTAACATCTTAAAACCAGCTCTAGCACGTGGAGAAATTCAGTGTATTGGAGCCACAACAATTGATGAATACCGCAAGCATATTGAAAAAGATGCTGCTTTAGAACGCAGATTCCAAAAAATTATTGTGCACCCACCTAGTGTAGATGAAACTATAGAAATTCTACGTGGGTTAAAAAAGAAATACGAAGAGCATCATAATGTTTCTATTACAGAAGAAGCATTGAAAGCTGCGGCCACTTTATCTGATCAGTATGTTCACGGTCGTTTCCTTCCAGACAAAGCTATTGATTTGCTTGATGAGGCTGGAGCGCGTGTACGTGTCAATACCATGGATCAGCCTACAGAGTTAATGAAACTCGAAGCTGAGATTGAAACTACGAAGCTCGCTAAAGAGCAAGCGATTGGCACACAAGAATACGAAAAGGCGGCAGGATTACGCGACGAAGAGAAAAAGCTTCGAGAACGTCTCTCCAACATGAAACAAGAATGGGAAAATCACAAAGAAGAGCATCAGATTCCCGTGGATGAGGAAGCAGTTGCTCAAGTGGTCTCCTTACAAACAGGTATTCCTTCCGCAAGGCTTACTGAAGCTGAAAGTGAAAAGTTACTTAAGTTAGAAGATACTCTACGTAAAAAAGTCATAGGTCAAGATCAGGCAGTAGCAAGCATTTGCCGAGCTATTCGTCGTTCAAGAACTGGCATTAAAGATCCCAACCGTCCAACAGGCTCATTCTTATTCCTAGGCCCCACTGGAGTAGGGAAAACGTTGCTAGCTCAACAGATTGCCATCGAAATGTTTGGTGGTGAGGATGCTTTAATTCAAGTAGATATGTCTGAGTACATGGAGAAGTTCGCCGCCACCAAAATGATGGGATCGCCTCCAGGGTACGTTGGTCACGAGGAAGGTGGTCATCTTACGGAACAAGTACGTCGTCGTCCTTACTGTGTTGTTTTATTCGATGAGATTGAAAAAGCTCATCCCGACATTATGGACTTAATGTTGCAAATTCTAGAGCAAGGACGTCTTACAGACTCGTTTGGTCGCAAGATTAATTTCCGTCATGCGATCATTATCATGACTTCGAACTTAGGTGCGGACTTAATTAAAAAGAGTGGGGAAATTGGTTTTGGCACTCGATCGAATTTTGATTACAAAGTCATCCAAGAAAAAATCGAAAATGCTGTGAAGAAGCATTTAAAACCGGAGTTTATCAACCGTTTGGATGAAAGTGTCATCTTCCGTCCTTTAGAGAAAGATGCTTTATCTCAGATTATCCATTTAGAAATTAATAAACTGGATTCCCGTTTGAAAAATTACCAAATGGCTTTAAGCATTCCAGATTCCGTGATTTCTTTCTTAGTTACGAAAGGCCACTCTCCAGAAATGGGAGCACGACCCTTACGTCGAGTTATTGAGCAGTATCTTGAAGATCCTCTTGCGGAGCTTTTGCTTAAGGAGTCTTGCCGTCAAGAAGCGAGAAAGCTTCGTGCTAGTCTCACAGAAGATCGAGTAACTTTCGAGCGCGAGGAAGAACAATCTGAAAGTATTCCGGCAACTATACCGACTGGGGAGTCATAG
- the mnmA gene encoding tRNA 2-thiouridine(34) synthase MnmA yields the protein MNKTVVVAMSGGVDSSVVAYLLKNYTSYKVLGLFMKNWEEEDGEGLCSTAKDYEDVEKVAGQLDIPYYTVSFAKEYRERVFSRFLTGYSEGYTPNPDVLCNREIKFDLLQKKVRELGGDFLATGHYCRVSPDENGVNLLRGIDPQKDQSYFLCGTRKESLENVIFPLGDKTKTEVRSIAAQAGLATAQKRDSTGICFIGKRPFKSFLEKFVPNLEGNIVDYDSQRVVGHHEGAHYYTIGQRRGLDLGGSEKPCYVVGKDMEKNIVYIVRGEDHPLLYQTELTARELNWFVSPKSITTCSAKVRYRSNDEECEILLRGEDEVLVRFASPVKAITPGQAIAFYDGERCLGGGVIEISMTPQSV from the coding sequence ATGAATAAAACTGTTGTTGTTGCTATGTCGGGGGGAGTAGACTCCTCTGTAGTCGCCTATCTTTTAAAAAATTATACTTCGTATAAGGTCCTGGGACTTTTTATGAAGAACTGGGAAGAAGAAGACGGTGAAGGTCTTTGTTCTACAGCTAAAGATTATGAAGATGTTGAAAAAGTTGCTGGGCAGTTGGATATTCCCTACTACACAGTATCTTTTGCTAAAGAATATCGAGAGAGGGTTTTTTCCCGTTTTCTTACAGGATATTCTGAAGGTTATACGCCGAATCCCGATGTTCTTTGTAATCGTGAAATCAAATTTGATTTGCTTCAGAAAAAGGTTCGTGAGTTGGGGGGTGATTTCTTGGCTACAGGACATTACTGCAGGGTATCCCCAGATGAAAATGGTGTGAATTTACTTCGTGGAATTGATCCCCAAAAAGATCAAAGCTATTTTTTATGTGGAACGCGAAAAGAATCTTTAGAGAATGTGATTTTCCCCCTGGGAGATAAGACAAAAACAGAAGTGCGTTCTATTGCTGCTCAAGCAGGCCTGGCTACAGCTCAAAAAAGAGACAGTACAGGAATCTGTTTTATTGGGAAGCGGCCGTTTAAAAGTTTCCTAGAGAAGTTTGTACCCAACTTAGAAGGTAATATTGTGGATTATGATTCTCAGAGGGTGGTAGGTCATCACGAAGGCGCGCATTACTACACTATAGGCCAACGACGAGGATTGGATCTTGGGGGGTCAGAAAAACCATGTTACGTTGTTGGTAAGGATATGGAGAAAAACATTGTGTATATAGTACGAGGAGAAGATCATCCCTTGCTATATCAAACAGAACTTACAGCCAGAGAATTGAATTGGTTTGTTTCTCCAAAATCGATAACAACATGCAGCGCAAAAGTGCGCTATCGTTCCAATGACGAGGAATGTGAAATTCTACTTAGAGGAGAAGATGAAGTTCTCGTGCGATTTGCTTCACCCGTGAAGGCAATCACCCCAGGGCAAGCTATTGCCTTCTATGACGGAGAGCGGTGCCTAGGCGGTGGGGTCATAGAGATTTCTATGACTCCCCAGTCGGTATAG
- a CDS encoding membrane protein: MSELKPIYQSPNLNRVEIGKSFLDNNPKTARALQVVGIVLAVLSVFASIFLLVGTPIGLPISLALGGALLGLGGSMLFASVHSLANNMKRGAIDKKRLNNIRTIWRSEEISPSNGTPEEIGLKYNLMVDKFSHLNMKLGKNEQSILEQIDREEGLELLESFNQITDNYQYCSRLLKEWQSVHSEEEFSQRDESYSSVVRKKEILVNLGNNIISGLSKSGGVFSLKMQTLSKTMKKVHAGITLGLVAGGIASVAVAAALIPGGLLALPMIVAAAIGIGIAVLSMSYAIKAILKRSKTNKKQLLNDLKSSIDINLLKDMTRHQDVLMGMLKLTLQADQTMALDREDFYTHYNTLQNSLQTLNEQLDEMEFMYRHLSSKMQQDAQNLEQKIVEATDAQFAQEDDTLHPQDLPSESSDLLSDDDEFDEILARGVQASRERRQRDRAGDLFIGDYKQHLGEEDLKFSKGWKPSGKRAIEKMWDARPRIMKKEDYLALYEDINQELDSYRKNIRTLKKDINRVETLFQDLQEGKLRVDRCSDDIIGIWTDTCSDCTRILNQLSVMQMRLLAMIDYEGN; this comes from the coding sequence ATGTCTGAGTTAAAGCCTATATATCAAAGTCCCAACTTGAATCGGGTAGAGATTGGAAAGTCATTCTTAGATAACAATCCGAAAACTGCTAGAGCCTTGCAGGTTGTGGGAATTGTCCTAGCTGTTTTATCTGTTTTCGCTTCCATTTTTCTTCTCGTGGGAACTCCAATCGGTTTGCCTATATCTCTAGCCTTAGGAGGCGCATTGCTAGGCCTTGGGGGAAGCATGTTGTTTGCTTCCGTACACTCCTTGGCGAACAACATGAAGAGGGGTGCTATTGATAAGAAGCGCCTGAATAATATCCGCACGATTTGGAGGAGTGAAGAGATATCCCCAAGTAATGGGACTCCAGAGGAGATCGGGCTTAAATATAACCTTATGGTGGATAAATTTTCCCATTTAAATATGAAGTTGGGAAAGAATGAACAGAGCATTCTAGAGCAAATAGATAGAGAAGAGGGTCTTGAGCTTCTTGAAAGTTTCAATCAGATTACTGACAATTATCAGTATTGCTCAAGATTACTGAAGGAATGGCAATCCGTGCATTCCGAGGAGGAATTCTCTCAGCGTGATGAAAGTTACTCTAGTGTCGTTAGAAAAAAAGAGATCCTTGTCAATTTAGGAAACAACATTATCTCCGGATTATCCAAGAGTGGCGGTGTCTTTTCTTTAAAGATGCAAACTCTAAGCAAGACGATGAAGAAGGTTCATGCCGGAATAACTTTAGGATTAGTCGCTGGGGGCATTGCCTCTGTTGCAGTTGCTGCTGCATTAATTCCTGGGGGGCTTCTTGCTTTACCTATGATTGTAGCTGCTGCTATAGGTATAGGGATTGCAGTTTTAAGTATGTCCTATGCGATAAAGGCAATACTAAAGAGATCAAAGACAAACAAAAAACAGTTACTGAATGATCTGAAATCCTCGATCGATATAAATCTCCTTAAAGACATGACCCGTCATCAAGACGTTCTAATGGGTATGTTGAAACTTACACTACAAGCTGATCAAACAATGGCTTTGGATCGCGAAGACTTTTATACACACTACAATACTTTGCAGAATAGTTTGCAGACCTTGAATGAGCAGCTTGATGAGATGGAATTTATGTATAGGCATTTAAGCTCAAAAATGCAGCAGGATGCTCAAAACTTAGAACAAAAAATCGTTGAAGCAACTGACGCACAATTTGCTCAAGAGGATGATACCCTCCATCCTCAGGATCTACCTAGCGAGAGCTCCGACTTATTAAGTGATGACGATGAATTTGATGAGATTCTTGCTAGAGGTGTACAGGCTTCTAGAGAGAGACGACAAAGGGACAGAGCAGGAGATCTCTTTATAGGGGATTACAAACAGCATTTAGGAGAAGAAGACCTGAAGTTCAGCAAAGGATGGAAGCCTTCAGGGAAACGTGCTATTGAGAAAATGTGGGATGCCCGTCCCAGGATCATGAAAAAAGAAGATTATCTCGCCTTATATGAAGATATAAATCAGGAACTGGATTCTTATAGAAAAAATATACGGACTTTGAAAAAAGATATTAATCGCGTTGAGACTCTATTCCAAGATCTTCAAGAAGGGAAACTCCGAGTTGATCGTTGTTCAGATGATATCATTGGTATTTGGACTGATACGTGTAGTGACTGCACCCGCATTCTTAACCAACTATCGGTAATGCAGATGCGTCTGCTGGCAATGATAGATTATGAAGGAAATTAG
- a CDS encoding PTS sugar transporter subunit IIA, whose translation MDLKLEELASLLDVSENTVRRWLEEGAIPSYRMNNEHRFNREEIEDWILNNQVLVGLEKDEKKDEDFRDLSLKYSLYKAIYRGGIIRDISVNNKAEALQYASSYIAEKFNLDASVLFEMLTYRESLMSTGIGGGIALPHAKDFLLNAYYDVVVPMFLSTSIDFGALDGKPVNILFFLFASQDKSHLNLVNKIVHLGMSLEARNFLISHPEKEQLLAYIKNWESQIH comes from the coding sequence ATGGATTTAAAATTAGAAGAGCTAGCATCCTTGTTGGATGTTTCTGAAAATACGGTTCGTAGATGGCTAGAAGAAGGGGCTATCCCTAGTTACAGGATGAATAACGAACATAGATTCAATCGAGAAGAAATAGAAGATTGGATTCTGAATAATCAAGTTCTTGTGGGATTAGAAAAAGATGAGAAGAAAGACGAGGATTTCCGAGATCTCTCTTTAAAATATAGCCTATATAAAGCGATTTATCGTGGAGGGATTATCCGCGACATTTCAGTAAATAACAAAGCTGAAGCTTTGCAATACGCATCTTCTTACATCGCAGAGAAATTTAATCTTGATGCCAGCGTGCTTTTCGAAATGCTTACTTATCGAGAAAGCCTCATGTCTACAGGTATCGGAGGGGGCATTGCTCTTCCTCATGCAAAGGATTTTCTTCTCAATGCATATTATGATGTTGTTGTTCCTATGTTCCTATCAACAAGTATTGATTTTGGAGCACTGGATGGAAAACCTGTGAATATCCTATTTTTCCTTTTTGCATCCCAGGATAAAAGTCATTTAAATTTAGTAAATAAGATAGTCCATCTTGGAATGTCTTTAGAAGCAAGAAATTTTCTGATAAGCCATCCAGAAAAAGAACAACTTCTTGCTTATATTAAGAATTGGGAATCGCAAATCCATTAA
- a CDS encoding PTS sugar transporter subunit IIA: protein MPFYCESQPDFSLFSLLSPNLVMFLNKNSREEILQDLTDLASAAGLLENKEEFFQALVARENIMSTGIGMGVAIPHGKLNSCSDFFIAIGIHSQGILWDAIDGALVRLVFLIGGPDNAQAEYLKLLSTLTLSLRDESRRQKLLQVTTIEEVMNVFLGM from the coding sequence ATGCCTTTCTATTGTGAGAGTCAACCCGATTTTTCCTTGTTTTCTCTTTTATCTCCTAATCTCGTTATGTTTTTAAATAAAAACTCTCGGGAGGAGATTCTTCAAGATCTTACCGATCTTGCTAGTGCCGCAGGCCTACTTGAGAATAAAGAAGAATTCTTCCAAGCACTAGTTGCTCGTGAAAATATCATGTCCACAGGTATCGGTATGGGCGTGGCTATTCCACACGGTAAATTGAATAGTTGTTCCGACTTTTTCATTGCTATAGGGATTCATTCTCAAGGCATTCTTTGGGATGCCATAGACGGGGCATTGGTGCGTCTGGTATTTTTGATCGGTGGACCTGATAATGCTCAAGCTGAGTATCTCAAGCTGTTATCTACATTGACTCTTTCTCTTAGAGATGAATCTCGACGTCAAAAGCTGCTGCAAGTGACAACGATTGAAGAAGTTATGAATGTGTTTTTGGGAATGTAG
- the dut gene encoding dUTP diphosphatase has translation MTIFCELESGVDLPEYATEGASGADLRANIEEPIAVLPGQRVLVPTGIKMQIPQGYEVQVRPRSGLALKHGIMVVNSPGTIDADYRGEVCIILANFGESTFIIEPKMRVAQAVVAPVVQAKFIVVDQEEGLTTTSRGSRGFGHTGEK, from the coding sequence ATGACTATATTTTGTGAGTTAGAATCTGGAGTGGATCTTCCTGAATATGCCACAGAAGGCGCTTCTGGAGCCGATCTTCGAGCTAATATTGAAGAACCTATTGCTGTGTTGCCAGGGCAACGAGTGTTAGTTCCTACGGGAATAAAAATGCAGATTCCCCAGGGTTACGAGGTTCAGGTGCGTCCACGTAGCGGGTTAGCGCTAAAACACGGGATTATGGTTGTTAATTCTCCGGGAACAATAGATGCCGACTATCGTGGCGAAGTTTGCATTATACTGGCAAATTTTGGAGAAAGTACTTTTATTATTGAGCCCAAAATGCGCGTTGCTCAAGCTGTAGTTGCTCCTGTAGTCCAGGCAAAGTTTATAGTCGTGGATCAAGAAGAAGGATTAACGACAACATCTCGGGGAAGTAGAGGTTTTGGGCATACCGGAGAGAAGTGA
- the accD gene encoding acetyl-CoA carboxylase, carboxyltransferase subunit beta has product MRLFSYDKPKIKVQKIKADGFSGWLKCTHCHEMIHANELGQNFNCCPKCSYHYRITAAERIKLLADKDSWRPLYTNLKSQDPLKFVDTDTYPNRLAKARKDNPESEGVLVGICTIGEHPVALAVMDFSFMAGSMGAVVGEKLTRLVEKAIESKLPVIIVCASGGARMQESVFSLMQMAKTSAALAKLHEAGLPYISVLTNPTSGGVTASFASLGDVIIAEPKALICFAGPRVVAQVIGEDLPEGAQKSEFLLEHGMIDKVVERKQLKNTLQSLLDYFCAQEYTGGQDKAPRDLSKTLKEIFLLTDDGE; this is encoded by the coding sequence GTGCGTTTATTTTCTTACGACAAACCTAAGATTAAAGTGCAAAAGATAAAAGCTGACGGTTTTAGCGGGTGGTTAAAGTGCACGCATTGTCATGAGATGATTCATGCCAATGAACTAGGACAAAACTTCAATTGTTGCCCCAAATGCTCGTACCATTACCGGATTACCGCAGCTGAGAGGATAAAACTGCTTGCGGATAAAGATTCCTGGCGGCCTCTATATACAAATCTAAAATCACAAGATCCACTGAAGTTTGTCGATACCGATACCTATCCAAACCGTTTGGCTAAGGCTAGGAAGGACAACCCGGAAAGTGAGGGGGTTCTTGTTGGTATCTGTACCATAGGAGAACATCCTGTAGCCTTAGCTGTTATGGACTTCAGCTTCATGGCAGGCTCTATGGGGGCGGTGGTTGGTGAAAAACTTACCCGCCTTGTGGAAAAGGCTATAGAGTCTAAGCTGCCTGTCATTATCGTTTGCGCTTCTGGCGGCGCGCGGATGCAGGAATCCGTATTCTCTTTGATGCAGATGGCAAAAACGTCCGCAGCCCTAGCCAAATTACATGAAGCCGGCCTTCCCTATATCTCCGTATTGACCAATCCTACATCTGGGGGAGTTACAGCTTCTTTCGCTTCTTTAGGTGATGTCATTATTGCAGAGCCTAAAGCTCTTATTTGCTTCGCTGGTCCTCGAGTAGTCGCCCAAGTTATAGGTGAAGATCTCCCAGAAGGTGCTCAAAAATCCGAATTTCTTCTCGAACACGGTATGATTGATAAAGTGGTTGAGAGAAAACAATTGAAGAATACTTTGCAGAGTTTACTTGATTACTTTTGTGCTCAAGAATACACTGGCGGCCAGGACAAAGCTCCTAGGGATCTATCCAAGACACTTAAAGAAATTTTTTTATTGACAGATGACGGTGAATGA
- a CDS encoding superoxide dismutase, with protein MTLVPYTLPELPYDYDALEPVISAEIMHLHHQKHHQAYVNNLNDALKKAEVAGVQQDLTRLISLEPSIRFNGGGHINHSLFWEMLAPIDRGGGVPPKHELLKLIEKFWGTFDNFLKEFIEFAAPIQGSGWAWLAFCPKKQMLMLQATVNQDPLEATTGKVPLLGVDVWEHAYYLQYKNVRLDYLKAIPRVINWGYIEKRFSEITK; from the coding sequence ATGACCCTTGTACCCTATACTTTACCCGAATTGCCCTACGATTACGACGCTCTAGAACCTGTGATTAGTGCCGAGATTATGCACCTACATCACCAAAAGCATCATCAAGCTTATGTAAATAATTTGAATGATGCTTTAAAGAAAGCAGAGGTCGCCGGTGTGCAGCAAGACCTTACGCGTCTTATTTCCCTAGAGCCCTCCATACGTTTTAATGGCGGGGGACACATCAATCACTCTCTTTTTTGGGAAATGCTTGCCCCCATAGATCGCGGTGGTGGAGTTCCCCCAAAACACGAATTACTCAAGCTTATTGAAAAATTCTGGGGGACTTTTGACAATTTTTTAAAGGAATTTATTGAATTTGCAGCGCCAATTCAAGGGTCGGGATGGGCTTGGCTAGCTTTTTGTCCCAAAAAACAGATGCTTATGTTACAAGCAACGGTAAACCAGGATCCCCTAGAGGCGACCACTGGAAAGGTGCCTCTTCTCGGAGTGGATGTTTGGGAGCATGCTTACTATCTCCAGTATAAAAACGTTAGATTAGATTATTTAAAAGCAATTCCTCGAGTGATTAATTGGGGATATATTGAAAAAAGATTTTCTGAAATAACTAAATAA
- a CDS encoding phospho-sugar mutase, which yields MERLQKQIESQCNSITAKNILTWLSCDFGKDDREAIVELLNKDPKRLEELFGKTLAFGTGGLRSPMGWGTNRINVLTIRRATQGLVQVLKKHNPHPGDPIRVVVGYDTRHHSYDFAQETARVLAGNNIHALVFKNPEPLAVVSFTLKSEQALAGVMITASHNPPEYNGYKVYMASGGQVLPPLDQEIIQELANVDEIFLVDSMKHPYIHLIGEEYETLYTETVNKLQLYSEDNRISGKSIHVSYSPLHGTGISMVPRVLRDWNFPMVKLVEKQAIPDGDFPTVCLPNPEDPEALTLGIEQMMKNQDDIFIATDPDADRLGVVCLDESQPYIFNGNQIACLLADHILRAWSNRSPLGKGDKIVKSLVTTEMLAAITEFYGCGIVNVGTGFKYIGEKIEAWKGSLERFVFGAEESFGYLYGTHAGDKDAVIASALITEAALHQKLQGKTLRDAILDLYETHGYFMNKTQSLSFEIGKESFMKSQIEKLASRDPSTMSLPGHAVEIFENYHQGMGVNISSGTTYKLSLPKMSMLCYYYQNGGKIIVRPSGTEPKIKLYFELANHYDSLAENKQEQRQREKESLKKLELFIANFKDKFFSIESE from the coding sequence ATGGAGCGTCTTCAGAAGCAAATAGAATCTCAGTGCAACTCTATAACAGCAAAGAATATCCTGACTTGGCTGTCTTGTGATTTTGGTAAAGACGATAGAGAGGCGATAGTTGAGCTTTTAAACAAAGATCCAAAGCGTCTTGAGGAGTTGTTTGGCAAAACTCTTGCTTTTGGCACAGGGGGATTGCGTAGTCCTATGGGATGGGGGACCAATAGAATCAATGTCTTGACTATACGACGAGCGACTCAGGGATTAGTTCAAGTATTAAAAAAACACAATCCTCATCCCGGGGATCCCATTCGGGTGGTGGTAGGCTACGATACACGTCATCACTCTTACGATTTTGCTCAAGAAACTGCTAGGGTTTTAGCCGGAAATAATATTCATGCTCTCGTGTTTAAGAATCCCGAACCTTTGGCTGTTGTTTCCTTTACTCTAAAATCTGAACAGGCTTTGGCAGGAGTAATGATTACAGCTTCTCATAATCCTCCTGAATATAACGGATACAAAGTCTATATGGCTTCTGGAGGGCAGGTCTTGCCTCCCCTAGATCAGGAAATTATTCAAGAATTGGCAAACGTAGACGAGATTTTTCTCGTCGACTCTATGAAACATCCTTACATTCATCTCATAGGAGAAGAGTACGAAACATTGTATACGGAAACAGTGAACAAGCTCCAGCTCTATTCCGAAGACAATCGTATTTCTGGAAAGTCTATTCATGTAAGTTACTCTCCACTACACGGTACAGGCATCTCCATGGTGCCTCGCGTTTTACGCGATTGGAACTTCCCTATGGTGAAACTTGTTGAAAAGCAAGCAATTCCTGATGGAGATTTTCCCACGGTATGTTTGCCAAATCCCGAAGATCCCGAAGCTCTCACCTTGGGAATTGAGCAAATGATGAAAAATCAGGATGATATTTTTATAGCCACAGATCCTGATGCAGACCGTCTAGGAGTGGTGTGTTTGGATGAGAGTCAACCCTACATATTTAACGGAAATCAAATCGCTTGTCTGCTTGCTGATCATATTTTGCGTGCGTGGTCAAATCGCTCTCCTTTAGGTAAAGGAGATAAGATTGTTAAAAGTTTGGTAACTACAGAAATGCTAGCAGCTATTACAGAGTTTTATGGTTGCGGTATCGTTAATGTCGGGACGGGTTTTAAATATATCGGAGAGAAAATAGAAGCTTGGAAAGGAAGTTTGGAAAGGTTTGTGTTCGGCGCTGAAGAATCCTTTGGCTATCTTTATGGAACGCATGCAGGTGACAAGGATGCTGTTATTGCTTCAGCATTAATTACAGAAGCTGCTTTGCATCAAAAGCTCCAAGGAAAAACTCTTAGAGATGCTATCTTAGATCTATACGAAACTCACGGGTATTTCATGAATAAAACGCAGTCCTTGTCTTTTGAAATTGGAAAGGAAAGTTTTATGAAGTCTCAAATAGAGAAACTGGCATCACGGGATCCTTCTACAATGTCTCTTCCAGGGCATGCCGTGGAAATATTTGAAAATTATCATCAGGGAATGGGAGTGAATATTTCCTCAGGAACTACATACAAATTGTCCCTGCCAAAGATGTCCATGCTATGCTATTACTATCAAAATGGTGGGAAAATCATTGTTCGTCCTTCAGGAACAGAACCAAAAATAAAACTATATTTTGAACTTGCAAATCATTACGACTCGTTAGCAGAGAATAAACAAGAACAGAGACAAAGAGAAAAGGAAAGCTTGAAGAAATTAGAGCTATTTATAGCCAATTTTAAAGACAAATTCTTCTCTATAGAGTCTGAATAA
- a CDS encoding DUF5070 domain-containing protein — protein MRHVLHLEHLRYFQNQGSILFEDLVSTSDCFFLGKKIRNFVTSVSKNTLDVRWRENIFRSLPEVLTLVKKRRLDAFAADLVHRPKLSLVGDFWVFPGDTIADREEDCQLLLALSGERAGQGVFFVGPYPTDLYFPQVQETALLLVFSSVGIPIS, from the coding sequence ATGAGGCATGTTCTACACTTAGAACACCTGCGCTATTTTCAAAATCAAGGTAGTATATTATTCGAAGATCTGGTGTCTACCAGCGATTGTTTCTTTTTGGGAAAAAAAATAAGAAACTTCGTGACATCAGTATCTAAAAATACACTCGATGTGCGCTGGAGAGAAAATATTTTCCGTTCCCTCCCCGAAGTATTAACTTTGGTTAAAAAACGACGCCTGGATGCTTTTGCCGCAGATCTTGTGCATAGACCTAAATTATCTTTGGTCGGAGATTTCTGGGTGTTCCCCGGAGATACAATTGCCGATAGAGAAGAGGATTGTCAGTTGCTTTTAGCTCTATCAGGAGAGAGGGCCGGGCAAGGCGTTTTTTTTGTCGGACCTTATCCTACGGATCTTTATTTTCCTCAAGTACAAGAAACTGCTCTTCTTCTTGTTTTCTCATCAGTAGGGATCCCGATTTCTTAA